One part of the Marinobacter sp. M3C genome encodes these proteins:
- a CDS encoding DUF2057 family protein, with protein MNHCRLSGSFSVFRLLLPAVMLVVLAGCSSSMTRIETWQGNPAQAVNAATLKAPGEIRVTQVNGRSVGNFLMNDLALDYALLPGKNDVVFVYKTIWAKTTVVDNGESKVDVVESKPQLASFDAKAGTVYEFRFDKPATRGEAEREMKDFSAEIVSSAGQVATASANYVPSQAPARTPIPGIAGVQATSAAAQGNALDTLKAVWATASDEEKKNFLRWAFE; from the coding sequence ATGAATCATTGCCGTCTGTCTGGCTCGTTTTCAGTTTTCCGGTTGCTGCTGCCTGCCGTTATGCTGGTAGTTCTTGCTGGCTGCTCCAGTTCCATGACCCGTATAGAAACTTGGCAAGGTAATCCTGCCCAGGCCGTGAATGCGGCGACGTTGAAAGCGCCGGGAGAAATTCGGGTAACCCAGGTTAACGGGCGTTCCGTGGGTAACTTCCTGATGAACGATCTGGCGCTGGACTACGCCTTGTTGCCCGGTAAAAACGATGTGGTGTTTGTTTACAAAACCATCTGGGCAAAGACCACTGTCGTGGATAACGGCGAATCCAAGGTTGACGTAGTTGAAAGCAAGCCGCAACTGGCCAGCTTTGACGCTAAAGCCGGCACCGTTTACGAGTTTCGCTTTGACAAGCCGGCGACGCGTGGAGAAGCCGAACGTGAGATGAAAGATTTTTCAGCAGAGATTGTAAGCAGTGCTGGCCAGGTAGCGACCGCATCGGCGAATTACGTGCCAAGCCAGGCGCCGGCCAGAACACCTATTCCGGGAATAGCAGGCGTTCAAGCGACATCAGCCGCAGCGCAAGGCAATGCTCTGGACACTCTGAAGGCCGTGTGGGCAACCGCCTCAGACGAAGAGAAGAAAAACTTTCTGCGCTGGGCGTTCGAGTAA
- a CDS encoding phosphatidylglycerophosphatase A — protein MSQNDFSTEPDLPEGLLPPGFLRDPVHLLAFGFGSGAMPRAPGTWGSLAAIPIWYTFAWLPKPIYWAIVALAFIVGVWLCGKTSRDLKVHDHGGIVWDEFVGMWIALGLFPDHIVGVLLAFVMFRLFDIIKPWPINWLDERLPGGFGIMVDDVVAAIMALVCLYLIDLWIMPQVFS, from the coding sequence ATGAGCCAGAACGACTTTTCAACAGAACCGGATTTGCCAGAAGGCTTATTACCGCCCGGATTTTTGCGTGATCCTGTTCACCTTCTTGCGTTTGGCTTCGGCAGCGGCGCAATGCCCCGTGCACCCGGAACCTGGGGCAGCCTGGCGGCCATTCCTATCTGGTACACGTTTGCCTGGCTACCCAAGCCAATATACTGGGCGATTGTGGCTCTGGCGTTCATTGTGGGTGTGTGGCTGTGCGGGAAAACTTCCCGCGATCTGAAAGTGCACGATCATGGCGGTATTGTCTGGGACGAGTTTGTGGGCATGTGGATTGCCCTGGGGCTGTTTCCGGACCACATCGTTGGTGTATTGCTTGCGTTCGTCATGTTCCGTTTGTTTGATATTATAAAACCCTGGCCCATCAACTGGCTGGACGAGCGCCTACCTGGGGGCTTCGGTATTATGGTGGACGACGTAGTGGCTGCCATAATGGCCCTGGTTTGCCTTTACCTGATTGATTTATGGATTATGCCGCAGGTTTTTTCCTGA
- the thiL gene encoding thiamine-phosphate kinase, translating into MGEFELIRRYFAPMAKAAKPALDGSGLLLGVGDDCAIQRVPANQDLVFSVDTLVEGVHFPVSYCPRFLGWRALAVAVSDLAAMGAQPVCFTLALTLPAADEAWLEGFAAGLAEASQQFGIVLAGGDTTRGALTLSLQVHGTVPRGQALRRDGAREGDLVCVSGQLGDAGAALDFLYDTAPATDAASVLQRYHYPQPRLELGIALRSVASAAVDISDGLHADLLHILRASGVGATIDLAALPLSTALRRIKGDAAAGFALQSGDDYELCVTVPEQRWAAASRGLQQQLTVIGQVQQEPGLRLNADAGMVYSRRPGFDHFSIT; encoded by the coding sequence ATGGGTGAGTTTGAGCTGATTCGCCGCTACTTTGCGCCAATGGCGAAGGCTGCCAAGCCTGCCTTAGACGGCTCCGGTTTGTTGCTTGGAGTGGGTGACGATTGCGCTATTCAGCGTGTGCCTGCCAATCAAGACCTGGTGTTTTCAGTGGACACGCTGGTTGAAGGCGTGCATTTTCCAGTTAGCTATTGTCCGCGTTTTTTGGGTTGGCGCGCGCTCGCTGTTGCGGTGAGTGATCTGGCCGCTATGGGCGCACAGCCGGTGTGCTTTACACTGGCTCTGACCTTGCCTGCGGCCGATGAAGCCTGGTTGGAAGGCTTTGCCGCCGGGCTGGCTGAAGCCAGCCAACAGTTTGGCATTGTGCTGGCCGGTGGTGATACGACTCGGGGGGCCCTAACGCTGAGCTTGCAAGTGCATGGCACCGTTCCCCGAGGCCAGGCTCTGCGTCGCGACGGCGCACGTGAGGGAGACCTGGTGTGCGTTAGCGGCCAACTGGGTGATGCCGGTGCGGCGCTGGATTTTTTGTACGACACGGCTCCCGCAACAGACGCCGCCAGCGTACTGCAGCGCTACCATTACCCGCAGCCACGGCTGGAACTGGGTATTGCGCTGCGTTCGGTGGCTTCAGCAGCGGTTGATATCTCTGATGGGCTGCATGCCGATTTGCTGCATATTTTGCGGGCCTCTGGCGTGGGTGCAACCATCGATCTTGCAGCACTACCTCTGTCGACAGCCCTGCGGCGGATAAAGGGCGACGCAGCGGCAGGGTTTGCATTGCAGTCTGGTGACGATTACGAACTCTGCGTAACCGTTCCCGAACAGCGCTGGGCCGCCGCCAGCCGCGGGTTGCAACAGCAACTGACGGTTATCGGGCAGGTGCAGCAGGAGCCGGGCTTGCGGCTAAATGCAGACGCAGGTATGGTTTATTCACGGCGTCCGGGCTTCGACCACTTTTCGATCACTTAG
- the nusB gene encoding transcription antitermination factor NusB codes for MSLPEDTIPGSSPEPTSNPGKPAQPKAGDRRRARGMAMQGLYQRHFSKSAISNIEAEFMVDNDMSKVDLLYFRDLLHGTSREQAELDRLIEPFLDRPLQEVDPVELAIVRLGAYELKFRLDVPYKVVINEGIEMAKRFGGTEGHRFVNSILDKLSRRLRLAEIRPR; via the coding sequence ATGAGCCTACCTGAAGACACTATTCCTGGTTCATCTCCCGAGCCAACCTCAAACCCGGGAAAACCTGCCCAGCCCAAAGCCGGTGATCGCCGCCGCGCTCGCGGAATGGCGATGCAGGGGTTATACCAGCGCCATTTCAGCAAAAGCGCAATTTCTAACATTGAAGCCGAGTTCATGGTCGATAACGACATGAGCAAAGTGGACCTGTTGTATTTTCGTGACCTGCTGCACGGCACCAGCCGAGAGCAGGCTGAACTGGACCGCTTGATCGAGCCGTTTCTGGATCGCCCGCTGCAAGAAGTCGATCCGGTAGAGCTAGCCATTGTGCGCTTGGGCGCCTATGAGTTGAAATTTCGCCTGGATGTGCCCTACAAAGTCGTCATTAACGAAGGCATTGAAATGGCGAAACGCTTTGGCGGGACTGAGGGCCACCGGTTTGTAAACAGCATCCTCGACAAACTCAGCCGCCGGCTGCGGCTGGCTGAAATTCGCCCGCGTTAG
- the ribE gene encoding 6,7-dimethyl-8-ribityllumazine synthase, whose protein sequence is MAEIQVIEGDFIHCSGRYALVVGRFNGFVVESLVDGALDTLTRHGIADEDIVVIRVPGAYEMPLAVKRVAETGNYDAIIALGAVIRGGTPHFEYVAGEAASGLGAVSLETDIPVAFGVLTVDSIEQAIERSGTKAGNKGAEAAITALEMVSLFKKLGE, encoded by the coding sequence ATGGCGGAAATTCAAGTAATTGAAGGCGATTTTATCCACTGCAGCGGCCGTTATGCTCTGGTTGTGGGGCGGTTTAACGGTTTTGTGGTAGAGAGCCTGGTGGACGGTGCCCTGGATACCCTGACCCGCCACGGTATCGCGGATGAAGACATTGTTGTGATTCGTGTACCAGGTGCTTACGAAATGCCGTTGGCGGTCAAGCGCGTGGCAGAAACGGGTAATTACGACGCCATTATCGCCCTGGGCGCGGTTATTCGTGGTGGCACGCCGCACTTTGAGTACGTTGCTGGCGAAGCTGCCAGTGGTTTAGGTGCTGTCAGCCTGGAAACCGATATTCCGGTAGCCTTTGGTGTTTTGACCGTGGATTCCATCGAACAGGCTATTGAACGTTCAGGCACCAAGGCCGGTAATAAGGGCGCAGAAGCGGCCATTACAGCGCTCGAAATGGTCAGCCTGTTCAAGAAGCTGGGTGAGTAA
- the ribBA gene encoding bifunctional 3,4-dihydroxy-2-butanone-4-phosphate synthase/GTP cyclohydrolase II, translating into MALNTIEDLVEDIRQGKMVILMDDEDRENEGDLVMAAEHCEAEHINFMARFGRGLICMPMTRDRCKQLGLSLMVNQNASGFGTKFTASIEAAEGVTTGISAADRARTVQAAVGRDAQASDVVQPGHIFPLMSDAGGVLSRAGHTEASCDLATLAGCEPAGVICEIMKDDGSMARREDLEAFAAEHNLKIGTIADLIHYRTTNERTVECIEQNELDTEYGLFKLHTYRDSIHGTIHLALTMGDISPEQPVHVRVHITDTLRDLLGARRRDSRSWPLHRALQKVAAEGLGVVVLLNGAEDSYNLEDRIQEFYEHGRSGAGKDSSGVYFTVGTGSQILRDIGVGKMRLLSPPMKFSAISGFDLEVVEYVPYIPE; encoded by the coding sequence ATGGCACTGAATACGATCGAAGATTTAGTTGAAGATATTCGTCAGGGCAAAATGGTTATTTTGATGGACGATGAGGATCGCGAGAACGAGGGCGACCTGGTCATGGCGGCTGAGCATTGTGAAGCCGAGCACATCAACTTTATGGCCCGTTTTGGTCGTGGGCTGATCTGTATGCCGATGACCCGCGATCGCTGTAAACAGTTGGGGCTGTCGTTAATGGTTAACCAGAATGCTTCTGGTTTTGGCACTAAGTTCACCGCGTCTATTGAGGCAGCGGAGGGTGTTACCACCGGGATTTCAGCTGCGGACCGCGCTCGTACGGTGCAGGCCGCTGTAGGCCGCGATGCCCAAGCATCAGACGTGGTGCAACCGGGCCATATTTTTCCGCTGATGTCAGACGCCGGCGGCGTGCTCAGCCGCGCTGGCCACACCGAAGCGTCTTGCGATCTGGCTACGTTGGCGGGTTGTGAGCCTGCGGGCGTGATCTGTGAAATTATGAAAGATGATGGCTCTATGGCGCGGCGCGAAGATCTCGAAGCCTTTGCCGCCGAGCACAACCTGAAAATAGGCACCATCGCAGACCTGATACACTACCGCACCACCAACGAACGTACGGTTGAATGCATAGAGCAAAACGAGCTGGACACTGAATACGGCCTGTTTAAGCTGCACACTTACCGTGACAGCATTCATGGCACCATTCATCTGGCCTTAACCATGGGGGATATTTCCCCGGAGCAGCCGGTGCATGTGCGTGTACACATTACCGATACCCTGCGCGACTTGTTGGGAGCCCGCCGGCGCGATTCCCGCAGTTGGCCGTTGCATCGGGCGCTGCAAAAGGTGGCTGCTGAGGGGCTCGGTGTTGTGGTTTTGCTCAACGGTGCTGAAGACAGTTACAACCTGGAAGACCGTATTCAGGAATTCTATGAACATGGCCGTAGCGGTGCCGGCAAAGACAGCTCTGGCGTGTACTTTACGGTAGGCACTGGTTCGCAAATTCTGCGTGATATTGGTGTGGGCAAAATGCGCCTGTTAAGCCCGCCGATGAAATTCTCCGCCATTTCCGGTTTTGATTTGGAAGTGGTTGAGTACGTGCCTTATATTCCCGAATGA
- the ribD gene encoding bifunctional diaminohydroxyphosphoribosylaminopyrimidine deaminase/5-amino-6-(5-phosphoribosylamino)uracil reductase RibD yields MITTRDRAFMARAVQLAWRGRYSTHPNPRVGCVIARGDRILGESWHERAGEAHAEVRALSQAGTAARGSTAYVTLEPCSHFGRTPPCAKALIEAGVAQVFFATLDPNPNVSGRGLEMLRAAGIRVHVGLLAGEAAKLNPGFMKRMTSGRPWVRLKMAASLDGRTAMASGESQWITGPESRSDVQRLRAMSDAILTGVGTVLADDPSLTVRRAEMGDIGSATEPARQPLRVIADRDTRTPASAKIFRGGKVQVFCATSSLATSAAQDLAALGIRLRGVAWHDKGVNVAEMLDTLGDIGINEVLVEAGPTLAGSFISEDLVDELWLYQAPVFLGSTGRPTASLALESMADKIQWQVLDRRQLGVDQRLILARR; encoded by the coding sequence ATGATCACCACTCGCGACCGGGCCTTTATGGCCCGTGCTGTCCAGTTGGCCTGGCGTGGCCGTTATTCCACTCACCCGAACCCCCGCGTGGGCTGCGTGATTGCGCGCGGGGATCGCATTCTGGGTGAAAGTTGGCATGAACGCGCCGGAGAAGCCCACGCCGAAGTGCGTGCTTTAAGCCAGGCCGGTACTGCCGCCCGCGGCTCTACGGCGTATGTCACTCTGGAACCCTGCAGTCATTTCGGGCGCACACCGCCCTGCGCCAAAGCGCTGATAGAAGCCGGGGTTGCACAGGTTTTTTTTGCCACGCTGGACCCAAATCCGAATGTTTCCGGGCGCGGGCTGGAAATGCTCAGGGCTGCTGGTATTCGCGTTCACGTGGGTTTACTGGCAGGCGAAGCCGCCAAGCTGAACCCGGGCTTTATGAAACGCATGACCAGCGGGCGCCCTTGGGTACGGCTGAAAATGGCCGCTAGCCTGGACGGCCGCACTGCCATGGCGTCGGGCGAAAGCCAATGGATCACCGGGCCAGAGTCGCGCAGCGACGTTCAGCGCCTGCGTGCCATGAGCGACGCCATTTTGACCGGAGTGGGTACGGTGCTGGCGGACGACCCGTCGTTAACCGTGCGGCGCGCAGAAATGGGCGATATTGGCAGCGCTACCGAGCCTGCGCGGCAACCGCTACGGGTAATTGCCGACCGCGATACCCGCACGCCGGCATCCGCTAAAATCTTCCGCGGCGGTAAAGTACAGGTCTTTTGTGCCACCTCCTCGCTGGCGACCAGCGCGGCTCAAGATTTGGCTGCGTTAGGTATACGCCTGCGCGGCGTGGCTTGGCACGACAAGGGCGTAAACGTGGCTGAAATGTTGGACACGCTGGGCGATATAGGCATCAATGAAGTACTGGTAGAGGCCGGGCCAACTCTGGCGGGCAGCTTTATCAGTGAGGATCTGGTGGATGAACTTTGGCTCTATCAGGCCCCGGTATTCCTTGGCAGTACCGGGCGGCCAACGGCCAGTTTGGCGCTGGAATCCATGGCAGACAAAATACAATGGCAGGTGCTTGACCGGCGTCAGCTAGGCGTCGACCAGAGACTGATTCTGGCGCGTCGCTAA
- the nrdR gene encoding transcriptional regulator NrdR: protein MHCPFCAEDDTKVIDSRLVAEGNQVRRRRECFSCRERFTTFETAELVMPRVVKQDGTRQPFDEEKLRSGLMKALEKRPVSIEQIDTALSHIKAQLRATGEREVKSMRLGEEVMTELRQLDKVAYVRFASVYRSFQDVNEFKEEIERLTAGNGDSVADVAKALADSGAEKKS from the coding sequence ATGCATTGTCCATTCTGTGCCGAAGACGATACCAAAGTGATTGACTCGCGCCTGGTGGCAGAGGGCAATCAGGTGCGTCGCCGCAGGGAATGTTTTTCGTGCCGCGAACGGTTCACTACCTTTGAAACCGCCGAGCTGGTTATGCCGCGGGTCGTGAAACAGGACGGCACTCGCCAGCCTTTTGACGAAGAAAAGCTGCGTTCCGGGCTGATGAAAGCGCTGGAAAAACGCCCGGTCAGTATCGAGCAAATAGATACCGCACTGAGCCACATCAAGGCGCAGTTGCGTGCCACCGGCGAGCGCGAAGTAAAGTCTATGCGTTTGGGTGAAGAGGTGATGACTGAGTTGCGCCAGCTAGACAAAGTAGCCTATGTACGGTTTGCGTCGGTGTATCGCAGCTTTCAGGATGTGAACGAATTCAAGGAAGAAATCGAGCGTCTTACCGCCGGCAATGGAGATTCGGTGGCAGATGTAGCTAAGGCGCTGGCGGATTCGGGCGCGGAAAAAAAGTCATGA
- the glyA gene encoding serine hydroxymethyltransferase, with product MFNRDMKIAGFDDELWNAMQAESHRQEAHIELIASENYTSPRVMEAQGSDLTNKYAEGYPGKRYYGGCEFVDIAEQLAIDRAKELFGAAYANVQPHSGSQANSAVFLALLNPGDTVLGMSLAHGGHLTHGASVNFSGKIYNAVQYGIDTDTGLINYDDVEALAVEHKPKMIIAGFSAYSQYLDFARFREIADKVGAYLFVDMAHVAGLVAAGVYPDPVPHAHVLTTTTHKTLRGPRGGLILACDDEALHKKLNSAVFPGGQGGPLMHVIAAKAICFKEAMSPEFKTYQQQVVKNAAAMAEVFVDRGFDVVSGGTKNHLFLLSLIKQEITGKDADAALGQAHITVNKNAVPNDPRSPFVTSGLRIGTPAITTRGFAEAECRELSGWICDILADLNDEAVIDRVRGQVEAMCARFPVYA from the coding sequence ATGTTTAATCGTGATATGAAAATCGCCGGTTTTGACGACGAGCTCTGGAACGCCATGCAGGCGGAGAGCCATCGCCAGGAAGCTCATATCGAGCTGATTGCGTCGGAAAACTACACCAGCCCGCGGGTGATGGAAGCGCAGGGCAGCGATTTGACCAACAAGTACGCCGAAGGTTATCCCGGCAAGCGTTACTACGGCGGTTGTGAGTTTGTAGACATTGCCGAGCAGCTGGCTATTGATCGCGCCAAAGAATTGTTCGGAGCGGCCTACGCCAACGTGCAGCCGCACTCTGGTTCACAGGCCAACTCGGCGGTATTTCTAGCTCTGCTGAATCCGGGCGATACGGTACTGGGCATGAGCCTGGCCCACGGTGGCCACCTGACCCATGGCGCCAGCGTGAATTTCTCTGGCAAAATCTACAACGCCGTTCAATATGGTATCGACACCGACACAGGTCTGATCAATTACGACGACGTGGAAGCGTTGGCGGTGGAGCACAAGCCGAAGATGATCATTGCCGGCTTCTCCGCTTATTCGCAGTATCTTGATTTCGCCCGTTTCCGCGAGATTGCCGATAAAGTGGGTGCCTACCTGTTTGTCGACATGGCTCACGTAGCTGGCCTGGTGGCAGCGGGTGTTTATCCTGACCCGGTCCCCCACGCCCACGTGCTGACCACAACGACCCACAAAACCCTGCGCGGCCCCCGCGGCGGGCTGATTCTGGCCTGCGACGACGAAGCTCTGCACAAGAAGCTGAACTCCGCGGTATTCCCCGGTGGCCAGGGTGGCCCGCTGATGCACGTGATCGCGGCTAAGGCAATCTGCTTCAAAGAAGCCATGAGCCCCGAGTTCAAGACGTATCAGCAGCAAGTGGTTAAAAACGCCGCGGCCATGGCCGAAGTATTTGTTGATCGCGGTTTTGACGTGGTGTCCGGCGGTACCAAAAATCATCTGTTCCTGTTGAGCCTGATCAAACAGGAGATCACCGGTAAAGACGCCGATGCAGCACTGGGCCAGGCTCATATCACCGTGAACAAAAACGCGGTACCGAACGACCCGCGCTCGCCGTTTGTTACGTCGGGTCTGCGCATCGGTACGCCGGCCATTACCACTCGTGGTTTTGCCGAAGCGGAATGTCGCGAACTTTCCGGCTGGATTTGTGACATTCTTGCCGACCTGAACGACGAAGCCGTGATTGACCGTGTGCGCGGGCAAGTTGAAGCCATGTGCGCCCGCTTCCCGGTATACGCGTAA
- the ettA gene encoding energy-dependent translational throttle protein EttA: protein MAQYVYTMNRVGKVVPPKREILKDISLSFFPGAKIGVLGLNGSGKSTLLRIMAGIDQDYSGEARPQPGINVGYLPQEPELDDSKTVKEIVDEAVAEVHNALAELDQVYAAYAEPDADFDALAKKQEKLEAVIQATDGHDIERKMEVAADALRLPAWDQMVKNLSGGERRRVALCRLLLSGPDMLLLDEPTNHLDAESVAWLERFLHDYEGTVVAITHDRYFLDNVAGWILELDRGHGIPFEGNYSQWLENKQNRLEMESKQEASHQKAVKHELEWVRSNAKGRQSKSKARLARFEEMSSQEFQKRNETNELYIPPGPRLGDEVIEVNGISKAFGDHLLYENVSLRVPQGAIVGIIGGNGAGKSTLFRMIIGADQPDAGSITVGETVKLAYVDQNRDLDGSKTVWELLSEGQDIIKIGNYETPSRAYAGRFNFKGSDQQKRVGDLSGGERNRLHLASLLKEGGNVLLLDEPTNDLDVETLRALEEALLNFPGSALVISHDRWFLDRVATHILAFEDDGEVIYYEGNFSDYDEDHKKRKGDSAMVPKRMKYKKLA, encoded by the coding sequence ATGGCCCAGTACGTATACACAATGAACCGCGTTGGCAAAGTGGTTCCGCCCAAACGCGAGATACTCAAGGACATTTCCCTGAGTTTTTTCCCGGGCGCCAAAATTGGCGTGCTCGGTTTGAACGGGTCTGGCAAATCCACTCTGCTGCGCATTATGGCCGGCATTGATCAGGATTATTCCGGCGAAGCCCGCCCCCAGCCCGGCATTAATGTGGGCTACCTGCCTCAAGAACCAGAGCTGGACGACAGCAAGACCGTTAAGGAGATTGTCGACGAAGCCGTAGCCGAAGTTCACAACGCGCTAGCAGAACTCGACCAAGTGTACGCCGCTTATGCCGAACCGGATGCCGACTTTGACGCCCTAGCCAAAAAGCAGGAAAAACTGGAGGCTGTGATTCAGGCCACCGACGGCCACGACATTGAACGCAAAATGGAAGTCGCCGCCGATGCCCTTCGCCTGCCGGCCTGGGACCAGATGGTGAAAAACCTGTCCGGTGGCGAACGCCGCCGCGTTGCCCTGTGCCGCTTGCTGCTGTCGGGGCCGGACATGCTACTGCTGGACGAGCCCACTAACCATCTGGATGCCGAATCGGTTGCCTGGCTGGAGCGTTTTCTGCACGACTACGAAGGGACTGTTGTGGCCATCACCCACGACCGTTACTTCCTGGATAACGTTGCCGGCTGGATTCTGGAGCTGGATCGCGGCCACGGTATTCCGTTTGAAGGCAACTACAGCCAATGGCTGGAAAACAAACAGAATCGCCTGGAGATGGAATCCAAGCAAGAAGCCTCACATCAAAAAGCCGTGAAACACGAGCTGGAATGGGTTCGCAGTAACGCCAAAGGCCGCCAGTCCAAGAGTAAGGCCCGCCTGGCGCGCTTCGAAGAAATGAGCTCGCAGGAATTCCAAAAACGCAACGAAACCAATGAGCTATATATTCCACCCGGGCCCCGTTTAGGTGACGAGGTGATTGAAGTAAACGGCATTAGTAAAGCTTTTGGCGATCACCTGCTGTATGAAAACGTGTCGTTACGAGTACCACAGGGTGCCATAGTGGGCATCATCGGTGGAAACGGCGCAGGTAAATCCACACTGTTCCGCATGATCATCGGCGCAGACCAACCCGATGCCGGCAGCATTACCGTCGGCGAGACCGTAAAGCTGGCTTATGTGGACCAGAACCGAGATCTGGACGGCAGCAAAACCGTTTGGGAGCTGCTCAGCGAAGGCCAGGACATTATCAAGATAGGCAACTACGAAACGCCATCGCGAGCCTATGCCGGCCGTTTTAACTTCAAAGGCTCCGACCAGCAAAAGCGGGTGGGTGACTTGTCCGGTGGCGAGCGCAATCGCCTGCACTTGGCCAGCCTGTTAAAAGAAGGCGGCAACGTGCTGCTGCTTGACGAACCTACTAACGATCTGGACGTAGAAACCTTGCGTGCCCTGGAAGAAGCCCTGTTGAACTTCCCAGGTTCCGCTTTGGTGATCTCTCACGACCGCTGGTTTCTAGACCGGGTAGCCACTCACATTTTGGCGTTTGAAGACGACGGCGAAGTGATTTATTACGAAGGCAACTTCAGCGACTACGACGAAGACCACAAGAAACGCAAAGGCGATTCTGCCATGGTTCCGAAGCGCATGAAGTACAAGAAACTAGCGTGA
- a CDS encoding PilZ domain-containing protein, producing MTTPATEQRRFHRIEFDAACEVQWQEQIWQAQVLDISLKGVLLQCPSQWAVAVDEPCEITVFLNGTEAGIVMAVVLRHVEDQRLGFQVQYIDMDSATHLRRLVELNLGDPALLERELGNLLTPVGGQTPKAD from the coding sequence GTGACAACCCCCGCTACCGAGCAACGCCGCTTTCACCGCATTGAGTTTGATGCCGCCTGCGAAGTGCAGTGGCAAGAGCAGATCTGGCAGGCTCAGGTGCTGGATATTTCGCTGAAAGGCGTGCTTTTGCAATGTCCGTCGCAATGGGCTGTGGCAGTGGATGAACCGTGTGAGATAACCGTATTTCTGAACGGTACCGAGGCCGGTATTGTGATGGCAGTGGTGTTGCGCCACGTCGAAGACCAGCGTTTGGGGTTTCAGGTGCAGTACATAGATATGGACAGCGCCACGCATTTGCGCCGGCTGGTGGAGCTGAATCTTGGGGATCCTGCTCTGTTGGAGCGGGAATTAGGGAATCTGCTGACGCCCGTGGGCGGGCAGACTCCCAAAGCTGACTAG